A window from Ostrinia nubilalis chromosome 13, ilOstNubi1.1, whole genome shotgun sequence encodes these proteins:
- the LOC135077154 gene encoding uncharacterized protein LOC135077154 has product MNSLVVLLSVVALAAASPSGLLLAPSAIVAPAAVSHQSRIDIQSSPAVVSTYASAPIATAAIATPAFYAAPAAIAAPALVGAHLIHKRSAPLIAAPAVTSYVASPAITTYASAPIATAAIAAPGLALAAPTVIKSAIAAPVAYAAPAAIAAPAAVSHQSRIDIKSSPAVVSTYASAPIAAAAIAAPVAYAAPAAIAAPAAVSHQSRIDIKSSPAVVSTYASAPIATAAIATPAVYAAPAAIAAPAVPLDTPEVIAARAAHFQAKALAGAHLIHKRSAPFIAAPALTTYVSSPAIATYSAAPVVHSAPLVQTYSSPILKAYSVHPW; this is encoded by the coding sequence ATGAACTCGCTGGTGGTGTTGCTTTCCGTGGTGGCGTTGGCCGCAGCCTCGCCGAGTGGCCTTCTGTTGGCTCCATCAGCCATCGTTGCTCCTGCAGCTGTATCGCACCAGTCACGCATTGACATCCAATCATCTCCAGCTGTAGTGAGCACCTACGCGTCGGCGCCCATCGCCACCGCTGCCATCGCGACTCCGGCGTTCTACGCGGCTCCTGCCGCTATCGCCGCTCCCGCCCTGGTTGGTGCCCACCTCATCCACAAGCGGTCGGCTCCTCTTATCGCGGCCCCAGCTGTGACCAGCTACGTGGCATCTCCCGCGATCACGACCTACGCGTCTGCTCCGATCGCCACCGCTGCCATCGCTGCTCCTGGTTTGGCTTTGGCCGCACCTACTGTCATCAAATCGGCCATCGCCGCCCCCGTTGCctacgccgcgcccgccgccatcGCCGCTCCTGCCGCTGTGTCGCACCAGTCTCGCATTGACATCAAATCCTCCCCAGCTGTTGTGAGCACTTACGCGTCTGCTCCCATAGCCGCTGCTGCCATCGCCGCCCCAGTAGCCTACGCCGCGCCCGCAGCCATCGCCGCTCCAGCCGCTGTGTCGCACCAGTCCCGCATTGACATCAAGTCCTCCCCAGCTGTAGTGAGCACTTACGCGTCTGCTCCCATCGCCACTGCCGCCATCGCTACTCCAGCTGTCTACGCCGCTCCTGCTGCGATCGCCGCTCCTGCTGTCCCCCTCGACACACCTGAGGTCATCGCTGCCCGTGCTGCTCACTTCCAGGCTAAAGCTTTGGCTGGTGCCCACCTCATCCATAAGCGGTCAGCTCCTTTCATCGCTGCTCCAGCTTTGACCACCTACGTGTCGTCTCCCGCGATCGCCACCTACTCGGCTGCCCCCGTCGTGCACTCGGCTCCCCTCGTCCAAACCTACTCTTCCCCCATTCTGAAGGCTTACAGCGTGCACCCATGGTGA